From Fusobacterium mortiferum ATCC 9817, a single genomic window includes:
- a CDS encoding sigma-54 interaction domain-containing protein, with protein sequence MIPLKKIQRYVKQYAEVIANILQCEVEIMDENLIRIAGTGYFEKKVGKKCEGSVYPHVFLTEESHIITNPKENELCMKCTHRESCTEELEISSPIFYKGKVVGVIGLVCFNVKDRDRILENIQFYLKFTEQISDFISGKLFELEGELEKKERVDILKKIVNTYDKGVIILDDKGNIVDINDGAKERLRLNNEGLIGYPKINIIPKKNMVNDQILYSLEIEENKYTFQGTITSFESLSNKEYKIFIFEYDDRETSRLKENIEKLEDAIIITNIIGNNEEIKEIKETIKKIADSPSTVLIIGESGTGKELVARAIHSCGDRANYPFVAINCGAIPENLLESELFGYVRGAFSGATNEGRAGKFELANNGIIFLDEIGEMPLSLQVKLLRVLQERKIERLGSNKTIDLNIRVIAATNADLEILIEEKKFRRDLYYRLNVLQLELPPLRERKEDIPLLLNNLINKYSIKFNKNPLKLKPDLLSLFKNYSWPGNVRELENIVEYLVNMQDDMGNIGEDIVKKIERKFSKKTKDKNNILKGKNISTLEDLEKEMIKQTLEKHGTSKEGKDMCAKELGIGIATLYRKIEKYNL encoded by the coding sequence TTGATACCCTTAAAAAAAATTCAAAGATATGTAAAACAATATGCAGAAGTAATAGCAAATATTTTACAGTGTGAAGTTGAAATAATGGATGAAAATTTAATAAGAATAGCAGGAACAGGATATTTTGAAAAAAAAGTTGGGAAAAAATGTGAAGGGTCAGTATATCCTCATGTTTTTCTAACTGAGGAGAGTCATATTATTACTAATCCTAAAGAAAATGAACTCTGTATGAAATGTACTCACAGAGAAAGTTGTACAGAGGAATTAGAGATATCTTCTCCTATTTTTTATAAAGGAAAAGTTGTTGGAGTTATTGGTTTAGTTTGTTTTAATGTTAAAGATAGAGATAGAATTTTAGAAAATATTCAATTTTATTTGAAATTTACAGAACAAATAAGTGATTTTATTTCTGGGAAGTTATTTGAATTGGAAGGGGAGTTAGAGAAAAAAGAGAGGGTAGATATTTTAAAAAAAATAGTAAATACATATGATAAAGGTGTAATAATATTAGATGATAAAGGAAATATAGTTGATATAAATGATGGAGCTAAAGAAAGACTGAGATTAAATAATGAAGGATTAATAGGTTATCCTAAAATTAATATTATTCCTAAAAAAAATATGGTTAATGATCAAATTCTATATTCTTTGGAAATAGAAGAAAATAAATATACTTTTCAAGGGACAATCACCTCTTTTGAATCTCTATCAAATAAGGAATATAAGATATTTATTTTTGAGTATGATGATAGAGAAACAAGTAGATTAAAAGAAAATATTGAAAAATTAGAAGATGCAATAATAATAACTAACATAATAGGAAATAATGAAGAGATTAAAGAGATAAAGGAAACTATAAAAAAAATAGCTGATAGTCCTTCAACAGTACTTATAATAGGAGAAAGTGGAACAGGAAAAGAATTAGTAGCAAGAGCTATCCATAGTTGTGGAGATAGAGCAAATTATCCTTTTGTTGCTATTAACTGTGGTGCTATACCAGAAAATTTATTAGAAAGTGAATTATTTGGTTATGTAAGAGGAGCATTCAGTGGTGCAACCAATGAGGGAAGAGCAGGAAAGTTTGAATTAGCAAATAATGGGATTATATTTTTAGATGAGATAGGGGAGATGCCTCTTTCTTTACAAGTAAAGCTTTTGAGAGTATTACAAGAGAGAAAGATAGAGAGATTAGGTTCTAATAAGACAATTGATTTAAATATTAGAGTGATTGCAGCAACAAATGCTGATTTAGAAATTTTAATAGAAGAGAAAAAATTTAGGAGAGATTTATATTATAGATTGAATGTTTTACAATTAGAACTTCCACCATTAAGAGAAAGAAAGGAAGATATTCCTTTGTTATTAAATAATTTGATAAATAAATATAGTATAAAATTTAATAAAAATCCATTAAAATTAAAACCGGATTTGCTAAGTTTATTTAAAAATTATAGTTGGCCTGGAAATGTAAGAGAGTTAGAAAATATAGTAGAGTATCTAGTTAATATGCAAGATGATATGGGAAATATCGGCGAAGATATAGTAAAAAAAATAGAGAGAAAATTTAGTAAAAAAACTAAGGATAAAAATAATATATTAAAAGGAAAAAATATTTCAACATTAGAAGATTTAGAGAAAGAGATGATAAAACAAACTTTGGAAAAACATGGAACTTCTAAAGAGGGAAAAGATATGTGTGCTAAAGAGCTTGGAATAGGAATAGCTACATTATATAGAAAGATAGAAAAATATAATTTGTAA
- a CDS encoding isoprenyl transferase, with protein sequence MEKQIPNHIAIIMDGNGRWAKRRGLPRTFGHKEGAAALRKIITHAAKIGVKYLTVYAFSTENWKRSQEEVSALMFLFKSYIKNEEKNIMENNIRFMVSGRKDNVSSSLLEAIGNLQEKSKNNTGLTFNIAFNYGGRAEIVDAINKILKSGKESINEDEFSKYLYNDIPDPELLIRTSGELRISNFLLWQIAYSEIYITDTLWPDFNEEELDKAIEVFNKRDRRFGGVK encoded by the coding sequence ATGGAAAAACAAATACCCAATCATATAGCAATAATAATGGATGGAAATGGAAGGTGGGCAAAAAGAAGAGGACTTCCAAGAACTTTTGGACATAAAGAGGGAGCAGCAGCACTTAGAAAAATTATAACTCATGCTGCTAAAATAGGAGTGAAATATCTTACTGTATATGCTTTCTCAACTGAAAACTGGAAGAGAAGTCAAGAAGAAGTAAGTGCTTTGATGTTTCTTTTCAAAAGTTATATAAAAAATGAAGAAAAAAATATAATGGAAAATAATATTAGATTCATGGTTTCTGGGAGAAAGGATAATGTTAGTAGCTCTCTTTTAGAAGCAATAGGTAATTTACAGGAAAAAAGTAAGAATAATACAGGTTTAACATTTAATATTGCTTTTAATTATGGAGGAAGAGCTGAAATAGTAGATGCTATAAATAAAATTTTAAAATCTGGGAAAGAGAGTATTAACGAGGATGAATTTTCAAAGTACTTATATAATGATATTCCAGATCCTGAGCTTTTAATAAGAACTAGTGGAGAGTTAAGAATTTCTAATTTTTTATTATGGCAAATAGCTTATTCAGAGATTTATATTACAGATACATTGTGGCCTGATTTTAATGAGGAGGAATTAGATAAAGCTATTGAAGTTTTTAATAAAAGAGATAGACGCTTTGGAGGAGTAAAATAA
- a CDS encoding phosphatidate cytidylyltransferase has protein sequence MLSRIIVALIGIPILIGVLYYGGLPLLVFTNIIVGIGAYEFYQMAEIGGKKPHKLLGIILALIIPNVIFFKELNMISFGIEGIIALCTIIAISFRVIQNRVEDSSVDLGETVLGALYPSVLFSHILLISLLPNGGKWLLTAQIMVWVCDSFAYFVGMGIGRKFFNRGFNSISPKKSIEGSIGGTLFTILSLFLLDKYFMLVQGGMDILNVAIFGVFISAVAQIGDLGESMFKREFKVKDSGTLLKGHGGILDRFDSMLFVAPVMYYLLKFIIL, from the coding sequence ATGTTGAGTAGAATAATTGTGGCTCTAATTGGAATTCCTATTTTGATAGGAGTTTTATACTATGGTGGATTACCGCTATTAGTATTTACAAATATAATTGTAGGAATTGGAGCTTATGAGTTTTATCAGATGGCAGAGATAGGTGGGAAAAAACCACACAAATTATTGGGAATAATATTGGCACTAATAATTCCTAATGTAATATTTTTTAAAGAATTAAATATGATATCTTTCGGAATAGAGGGAATCATAGCTCTATGCACCATTATAGCTATAAGCTTTAGAGTTATTCAAAATAGGGTAGAAGATTCAAGTGTAGATTTAGGAGAAACTGTATTAGGAGCTTTATATCCAAGTGTCTTATTTTCACATATCTTATTGATAAGTTTATTACCTAATGGAGGTAAGTGGCTTTTAACTGCTCAGATAATGGTTTGGGTATGTGATAGTTTTGCATATTTTGTAGGTATGGGAATAGGAAGAAAATTTTTTAATAGAGGATTTAATAGTATCAGTCCTAAGAAATCTATAGAGGGTTCAATAGGAGGAACACTATTTACAATTTTATCTCTATTTTTATTAGATAAATATTTTATGTTAGTCCAAGGTGGTATGGATATTCTAAATGTAGCAATCTTTGGAGTCTTTATCAGTGCTGTAGCACAGATAGGAGACTTAGGAGAATCTATGTTTAAGAGAGAGTTTAAAGTTAAAGATTCAGGGACATTATTGAAGGGGCATGGAGGGATATTAGATAGATTTGATAGTATGCTTTTTGTAGCTCCAGTAATGTATTATCTTTTGAAATTTATAATTTTATAG
- the dxr gene encoding 1-deoxy-D-xylulose-5-phosphate reductoisomerase, protein MKKIIILGSTGSIGTNALEVVRKSNEKFQVVGLSGHRNHKLLLEQIREFQPKYVSVGTEEGYEIIKREFPNIELYCKDEGLKELALKDDYDILLTAVSGAIGIEATVEGIKKGKRIALANKETMVAAGPYINKLLKENLKAEIVPVDSEHSAIFQSLLGGRREEVRKIIITASGGTFRGKKREELKDVTVEQALKHPNWAMGKKITIDSSTLVNKGLEVIEAHELFGVSYEDIEVLVHPQSIIHSMVEFKDRAVIAQLGAPDMKLPIQYAFTYPEREASSALEPLDFTKVSTLTFEKPDHQTFKGIELAFKAGKIGKTMPAVLNAANEVAVELFLKGKIKFLTIYEIIEKAMERHIPLEIDGVEIIKKVDSETREWVYLNYEV, encoded by the coding sequence ATGAAAAAAATAATTATATTAGGTTCTACTGGAAGTATAGGAACAAATGCTTTAGAAGTAGTAAGAAAGTCAAATGAAAAATTTCAAGTAGTAGGTTTAAGTGGACATAGAAATCATAAACTTTTACTTGAACAAATAAGAGAATTTCAACCTAAATATGTTTCAGTAGGAACAGAAGAGGGATATGAGATAATAAAAAGAGAGTTTCCTAATATAGAATTATATTGTAAAGATGAAGGGTTAAAAGAGTTAGCATTAAAAGATGACTATGATATACTTTTAACAGCAGTTAGTGGAGCTATTGGGATAGAGGCTACAGTAGAAGGAATAAAAAAAGGAAAGAGAATAGCTTTAGCTAATAAGGAAACAATGGTGGCAGCAGGACCATATATTAATAAGTTATTAAAGGAAAATCTAAAGGCAGAGATAGTACCAGTAGATAGTGAGCATTCAGCAATATTTCAATCTCTTTTAGGTGGAAGAAGAGAAGAAGTAAGAAAAATTATAATCACAGCAAGTGGAGGAACTTTTAGAGGTAAAAAAAGAGAGGAGTTAAAGGATGTAACTGTTGAACAAGCTCTAAAACATCCAAATTGGGCTATGGGTAAAAAGATAACAATAGACTCTTCAACACTTGTAAATAAAGGATTAGAAGTTATAGAGGCTCATGAGCTTTTTGGAGTAAGCTATGAAGATATAGAGGTATTAGTTCATCCACAAAGTATAATTCACTCTATGGTAGAATTTAAAGATAGAGCTGTAATAGCACAATTAGGAGCTCCAGATATGAAGTTACCTATACAGTATGCATTTACATATCCAGAGAGAGAGGCAAGTTCTGCTCTAGAGCCATTAGATTTTACAAAAGTCTCAACTTTAACATTTGAAAAGCCAGATCATCAAACATTTAAAGGAATAGAGTTAGCTTTTAAGGCTGGGAAAATTGGAAAAACAATGCCAGCAGTTTTAAATGCAGCTAATGAAGTAGCAGTGGAGCTATTTTTGAAAGGAAAAATAAAATTTTTAACTATTTATGAGATAATTGAAAAGGCTATGGAGAGACATATTCCATTAGAAATTGATGGAGTAGAGATAATAAAAAAAGTAGACTCAGAAACGAGAGAATGGGTATATTTAAACTATGAGGTGTAA
- a CDS encoding dTMP kinase: MGKLIVIEGTDSSGKETQTKKLYERLANEVEKVRKISFPNYESPACEPVKMYLAGAFGDNALNVNPYPVSTMFAIDRYASYKMDWESFYNAGGIIVTDRYTTSNMVHQASKIENIDEKSKYLGWLEDLEYNKMGIPKPDLVIFLNMPTEMAVKLMEARKNKITGEEKKDIHEKDTSYLKKSYDNACDIAKKYNWQEIKCVENKRLKTIEEIGEEIYTLVKEIL, translated from the coding sequence ATGGGAAAATTAATAGTAATAGAGGGAACAGACTCAAGTGGTAAGGAAACACAAACTAAAAAGCTTTATGAAAGATTAGCAAATGAGGTAGAGAAAGTAAGAAAAATATCTTTTCCTAATTATGAAAGTCCAGCTTGTGAGCCAGTAAAAATGTATTTAGCTGGAGCTTTTGGGGATAATGCTCTAAATGTAAATCCATATCCAGTATCTACAATGTTTGCAATAGATAGATATGCTTCATATAAGATGGATTGGGAAAGTTTTTACAATGCTGGAGGTATAATTGTAACAGACAGATATACTACTTCCAATATGGTACATCAGGCATCAAAAATAGAAAATATAGATGAAAAATCTAAGTATCTAGGTTGGTTAGAGGACTTAGAGTATAATAAGATGGGGATTCCTAAACCAGATTTAGTAATATTTTTAAATATGCCAACAGAGATGGCTGTAAAATTGATGGAAGCAAGGAAAAATAAGATAACTGGAGAGGAGAAAAAAGATATACATGAAAAAGATACCTCTTATTTAAAGAAATCTTATGATAATGCTTGTGACATAGCTAAAAAATATAATTGGCAAGAGATAAAATGTGTAGAGAATAAGAGATTAAAAACGATAGAGGAAATAGGAGAAGAGATTTATACATTAGTTAAAGAGATTTTATAA
- a CDS encoding M50 family metallopeptidase, translated as MNILIAILVLGVIIFIHELGHFLTAKFFKMPVSEFSIGMGPQVYSYDTMKTTYSFRAIPIGGFVNIEGMEVDSKVEDGFNSKPAYARFIVLIAGVFMNFLLAFIIMFISIYSNGKYVPSEKAIIGNVFKEAKAVEYIQPKDRILEIEGYKINNWSDIGNNLKKLGKKEKVSMKVERAGEIKELVVPLTYDPNSKREMLGVLPEYSIKKFTMLEASKLSLKSGVKIITDTLSGLKMIVTGKVKSEEISGPIGIIKVVGEASKEGASIVFWLMALLSVNIGVLNLLPLPALDGGRIIFVLLEMIGIRVNKKIEERVHMVGMLILFGFIIFITTNDIFNLTK; from the coding sequence ATGAATATACTAATAGCAATTTTAGTATTAGGAGTTATAATATTTATTCATGAACTAGGACATTTTTTGACAGCTAAGTTTTTTAAGATGCCTGTAAGTGAATTTTCTATAGGGATGGGACCACAGGTATACTCCTATGATACAATGAAAACAACATACTCATTTAGAGCTATTCCTATAGGTGGTTTTGTAAATATAGAGGGAATGGAAGTAGATAGTAAAGTAGAAGATGGCTTTAATTCAAAACCAGCTTATGCAAGATTTATAGTGTTAATAGCTGGAGTATTTATGAATTTTTTATTAGCTTTTATAATAATGTTTATTTCAATATATTCAAATGGGAAATATGTTCCAAGTGAAAAAGCTATTATAGGTAATGTTTTTAAAGAGGCAAAAGCAGTTGAATATATTCAACCTAAAGATAGAATACTTGAAATAGAAGGTTACAAGATTAATAATTGGAGTGATATAGGAAATAATTTAAAAAAGCTTGGAAAAAAAGAAAAAGTTTCAATGAAAGTTGAAAGAGCTGGAGAGATAAAAGAGTTAGTAGTTCCATTGACATATGACCCTAATAGTAAAAGAGAGATGTTAGGAGTATTACCAGAGTATAGTATTAAAAAATTTACTATGTTAGAGGCTTCTAAATTAAGTTTAAAAAGTGGCGTAAAAATAATAACTGATACATTATCAGGGTTAAAAATGATAGTAACAGGAAAAGTAAAAAGTGAAGAGATAAGCGGACCTATTGGGATAATCAAAGTAGTAGGAGAAGCTTCTAAAGAAGGAGCAAGTATTGTATTTTGGTTGATGGCATTACTTTCAGTGAATATTGGAGTTTTAAATTTACTTCCTTTGCCTGCTTTAGATGGGGGAAGAATAATTTTTGTACTATTAGAAATGATAGGAATAAGAGTAAATAAAAAAATAGAGGAAAGAGTACACATGGTAGGTATGCTAATTCTATTTGGTTTTATTATTTTTATTACTACAAATGATATTTTTAATCTTACAAAATAA